The genomic region GTCTGGTAGGCATATAACCGAACTGCCAGCTACAGGTAGAAAGAGTCTCTCGGACTCACTCGTTCCAGAACGCACCGGTAAATAGCACGAACACCGGAATTATCTCTAACCGACCGATCCACATCAGGAATATCATCAGCAGTTTGCTGGTCTCCGGGAAGCGTTCGTAGGTCCCGAACGGCCCCAGAAACCCGAACCCGGGACCGATATTTCCGATAGTCGCTAAGCTTGCGCTGAAGGCTTCAAGCACAGTTAGTTCGAGCCCGACACGGCCCGCATCGAGGAGGAGGAACACCGTCGCGATACCGAGCGTGAGCAGGTACAACAGCGTGAATCCGTATATCGCGTTGATAACGCCTTCGTCGATGACCTGCCCGCCGAGCCGGACTGGTTTGACGGCGCTGGGATGGGCTGTCGTGAACAGTTGGCGTCGGATACTCTTGAACACGACGAGCCATCGGACGATCTTGATACCGCCACCGGTCGACCCTGCGGAGCCGCCAATAAACATCGCGAACAACAGGACACCCTGTGCTGTGCTGCCCCACTCGGCAAAGTTGCTCGTCGCATACCCGGTCGAGTTCAGCAGCGAAGCGACCTGAAACGTGGCCTGCCGGAGCGAGTTTTCAAGCGCCCCCTGCGTGATACCACCGATTTCAAGCGGCGGCGCAGACCCGGTGAACAGCAGCCCCCAGAGGATGACGGCCACGCCGGCGTTCGCACCGAGGTACGCCTGCAGCTCGCGGTCCTTGAGGAAGGCGGCGTAGTCATCCTGCAACAGGAGGTAAAACAGCGCGAAGTTCATCCCGGCAATGAGCATGAACGGAACGACGACCCACTGGACGGCCGGCGAGAAGTAGGCGATACTCTCAGCCTGTGGGGAGAAGCCGCCAGTCGGCAGCGTCGTGAACCCGTGGGCAACGGCGTTGTACGCGTTCATGTTCGGAGCCATCGATGTCTGGCTGAGGCCAAACAGGATGAGGACGAGCAGGACAGTAAAGCCCAGATAGAACAGCCAGAGCAGTCGGGCGGTCTCGGCTATCTTCGGCGTCAGCTTCTGGAGTTCGGGGCCGGGTGCTTCCGATTCGATCAACTGCGCCCCGTTGACGGCTGCCTCCGGAAGAATGGCAACCATCAGGACGATGATACCCATCCCGCCGAGCCACTGCGTGAGCTGTCGCCACATCAACAGCGCGTGGGAGTGCTGAGCGAACGATATCTCCGCAGTTGCGGTCGCGCCAGTGGTCGTAAATCCGGACATCGACTCGAACAGCGCGTTCACGGGCTCACCGAGCGCTGATTCGGTCCCATACCCGGCGATAACGTAGGGGATAGCGCCGATAACCGCGACAGCACCCCAAGAGAGGCCGACGAACAGCAGCGCTTCGCGTGGTCCGAGTTCGTGACTGTCGCTGACTTGCTCCAGCGCCACGCCGACCGTGATGGCGACCGCGATAGAAATCAGGAAGGCAGCGGTATCGTCTCCGTACAGCAAAGCAATCCCGAGCGGGACCAGCATTGCGACGGCGAGATATTTAATCACAGTGCCGGTCAAGGCGATACTCTGTCGCCAGTCGACACGAATCGACATCACTGAACACCGACCATTACCTGACGCTCACACACCCGCTATCAAAAAGCCCCGCGTTCTAACAGCGCTGTTTCCGGTGCCGCTCCTCGTTTTCAGCGTCGCTTCGGCGGGTTCCTGTTCCGTCCTGACAGCGTATCGAATCGTATGTAGTATCGTCGTCCGATGTTACTTTGCCGCTGGAACTGCCGGCGACGCTGAACTGACGAGTTAGGCGTGGCCGTGTTCTCTTGCCCCCTCGCGGATCTTCTGTGCCCGCTTTCGGACCCGTGAGACGTACCGCTCGATTTTCTCCGGTTTCTCGCCGTAGAACGACGCAGCCCAGTGGACGTCGACGCCCTCCTGAGTGAGGAAGTAAGCGACGAGCGTGTCACGGCCCGCCTGTATGACCGTTGGAGGTACGCCGCGGTCGCCGGTTCCGGCTTCCTGAAAGCCGTTCACGTCGAAGTACACGTCGGCGTATAGCGTCGCCATCTCGGGGTCAGCAAACGTGATCCCTTCGTGGTCCGGGGCCTCGAACCGATACCGCGTGTCACCCTCGACTGTCGTTCGCTCGACGATGCGCACGTCGAGGATGTACTCGCGGTAGGCGGAACTGTCAGTCGATGCAGCAGCGGTGTCTGATTCTGGCATGAATTGGTCGGTTTGGTGCTACGGTTGCCGGCTTGTTCTGGCCGCGAGCGCTGCCACCGTGGCGAGTGAAGCGAGGACCAGCGCTATCGGGAGTGCCCCGTTCGCGCCGGTCGTCGACTGCTCGCCGCCCGTGGAGTTGTCCACTGTGGGTCCTGCGGCATTCGCGGTACCCGCTGACTCGGCTGTGGGCTCGCTGGCCGGTGACGATGCTTCGGTCGCGGCCGCCGCTGGCTCAGTCATCGCGCCCGGTGATACAGCGAGCGCCGTCGGCTCGGTCGCCGGCTCGACTGCGCCGCCGCCGTCGGCATCGATTTGGCTCGACGCAACGGTCACCTGCGTCTCGCCGCCGTCGACGCCAGCGAGCTGGATCGTCGCGAGCGTCACGTCGCTGGCACCGGGTTCGATCTGCCCGTCGAGATCAGCCGCCTCAAGCGTGATTGTCCCGCCGTCTGCGCTAATGACGGGGTCAGTCGTGAGACTGAGGCTGTCTGGGTAACTCGCGTTTTCGAATCGGGCGACAGCGGGGTCGTCAACTGTGAGTTCGAGCTGGTAGCCCGCCAGTCCGTCCGGCGCGCTGGTGAGGACGACCGGGACGGCCATCGTTTCACCGGCGGCGACGGAGTCGGTCTCGATGCTGATTGTCGGCGTACTCTGCCCTGCAGTGAGCGCGGGGACCGTCCCTGCGAGGCAGACGAGCGCGACGAGCGCGAGCAGGATGCCAGCGGCTCGGACGCAACCGCGTATGGAACAAGTGGTGTCGTCGGTCATTGTATTGCTGTATCGAAAGATGGCGGAATCTCGGTTGCGGCCGTTAGTTGACCTCTTCGTAGAGCGCCGTCACGTCCGCGAAGTCGAGTTTGCCGTTCTCGTTGAAGTCGTACGCGCCGGTGTTCAGCTGGACGCTGTCGGAGTCCATGTTCGAGAACAGCACCTGCACGTCCTCGTAGTCGAGGCGGCCGTTGCCGTTGAGGTCCTCGAAATGGCCGTCGCCGTCTGGATCAGTCGGCGCGTCGTCGCCGACGATCGTTTGCGGGCCGCCCACGACGATACCGTTCCGAGCTTCTGCCTCGATGGCGTTGCCGTTCTCGTCGTCCATCTGCTCGATTGAGACGGTTAGATCGGTCGTGCCACCGCCGTTGGCGCGGACGTCGAGCGCCGCGAGTTCCACGTCCATCGCGCCGGACTGGACGTTTGTATTGACATCGGCGACACGGATCGTCGCCGACGAGCCGTCGTCGCTGATGGAACTCTCGGTGAGTCCGAGCGCGTCGGGGAAGGAGACGCCGGTGATAGACGCGATTTCCGGGTTCGATACGCTGACGGTGAGTCGAGCGCCGGAGAAGCCAGCGGGGAGCGACGAGGCGGTCAGCGAGACGGTGCCTGTCGACCCGCTGCCGACCGCGGCGGAGTTGGCGTTGACGACGACGTTGGGCTGATAGACGTAGAGGCCGTCGTTGGGGTACGAGCGAGCGGGGCCGCCGAAGCCGTCCTCACAGCAGAGTACGCGACCGTCACGCATCGTGTAGACGTTGTCGATGTTTCGGAGCGCATCGTTTGCGTCTTCCGGGGAGTCGGTGAAGTCGGGGCCAGTGATGACCGGTTCGAGCGTCGAGACGTTGTAGTCTGATTCCAGCACACCGCGGTAGACGACGCCGCCGTCGACGCGGTCCATCTGGATGTCGCCCTCGTCGTCCGCGAGCGCGTCGTTGAACTCTGAAATGCCGAAGTAGATGAAATCGCCGGGCTGGGAGTCGTCGACGCTGTCGACGCCCTCGGCCTTGTTGAACTCGATTGACGCGCCGATTTCCTTGGCGGCCGCGCGGGTCTCCAGAAACGGGATGCGGCGGAGTTCCTCGTCGACACCGTCGGGGCCGTTCGCCTCGTACTGCTCGGCCCACTCGATGATTTCCTCGTTCGAAATGTAGTTCTGGTTCCCGTTCTCGATGACTTCGAGGTCGGCCTGCTTGATCGTCTCCTCGGTCACTTCGTCGCCCGCCGCCCAGTCGGCGTGGGCGCTGAGGTAGTCGGCCTGGGTCACGTCGTCGTACTCGGAGATCCAGGACTCGACCTCGGCGTTTGTGGCGTGGCCCAGTTCGATCCACTCGATTTCCAGCGGGGTCTGTGCCGGGGAGTTGCGCTGGCCGGCCTCTGCGGCGTTGGCCGCGTCGTTGGTAATCTTCGGTGCGTACAGCGTCCCGGCGACATCCATGGGGTCCTCGTACTCCGGGATCGGCTCGTCGGCGACGAACTTGTAGATGCCCTTGCTGTCGCCGTCGGAACAGCCGTAGAGGGTCCGCTGGTCGCCTTCGATGTCGGGGGCCTCCCACGAGGCCCGCCCCATCACGTAGTACTTGACCGCTTCCGGCTCGTCGGCGGTCGGCTCCCGGAAGTCGACGAAGTAGCCGTACCGGTACGGGTTCGGGTACACGTCGTCAAGCAGCGTCGTCGCGAGGTTCTCGCCGTCGCCCTGGTCGTCGCGCTCCGCGCCGAGGTAGTACGCGAGGAACTCGACGCCGGTGAGCGCCCAAGAGCCCTGGGCATAGAAGTTCGATTCGAGGTCGCCGTTCTCCGCGTAGGTCTCGATAGCGCCCGAGATATCGCTGGGGTTCGGTCGGTTCCAGAACTGACACCCGCCGATGAGTCCCTCGCCCGACTCCGCCTCGACGATGTCGCTCACCGTCGCCGTCAGACTAACGCGGGGATGTGCGTAGTTCTCCTCGGCAGAAATCATCGTTCCCCACGGACTGAGGTCGCCGTAGCAGTTGATCCGCGTCCCGCCGTGTTCGCGGAGCGACTCGGTGTTCGTGAGGTTCATCGCGTTCTCGGTGTCCGCGCTCCACTCGCCGTTCTCGTCCTGGCTGAGCGGAACCCGCGAGACGCATCCGGGGCTGTTCTCCCAGTTCGTGAACAGGTAGCCCTCGGTCCCCTCGTCGTTGCTCGGGACGAACTGGTTGCAGTCGGGGTTCGTCGCCGCGCCGCCGTACTGTGTGCCCGCGAAGTTCTCCTGGGTGATGTCCGTCCCGTCGGGCGTCTGAACCACGCCGAGGCGTGCCTCGCCGCCGTTGATCGGTTCACGGCCCTGGACGAGAATTTCGTAGTCGCCGGCCGCGGACCGGACCTGTCGCTGTTTCTCTTCGGTGTCCGGAATTCCCACCTCCGGGAAGTCGTCGTTGCTCCCGTCGAACTCAAACTGGAAGCCGCTGAAATAGCCCACCGCGGCCCGTCCGAACGGTTCGGGATTCTCCCCTTCCGGGTGCTGGAGGCTGTACAGCAGTGATCCGTCCTCGAAGACGAACGGTCCCGTCACCTCCGCACCGAACGCCGTCGTCGAGAACCGTTTGAGACTCCCGGCGACGCTCGGCGCGCCCGGTGTGTCTGTCTCTTCGACCTCTTCCCCGCTTGCCACGCCGATGACGCTGGCCCCAAGCGCAGCAGCCACCGATTGTGAAAGTACCTGCCGTCGAGTGAAATCGACCATGCGAGTGGGGAGTAGCAGTGATTATTAAAGCAGCTTTATAATATTTGTATGATAGGTTTGGGAGCGTTTCGGTTCCCCCTGTTCTGCACATACGTCTAACCCGGCGAACATATTATAAATAGGACTGTTTTTTCGGGATACGTACTGTATGACTCCGAGAACGTTCCCTCACGAGCCGGTTCGTACGCAGCTACTTACCAGTCGGCGAACGGGTCGCTGACGGGGTGGAACAGCCTCCGGTCGGGACAGAAATCGAGCAGGGGAGTCGCCGTAGCCAGCGGCTACATCCCCATGTCGGCGGCCGGGTCGGGAATCGGCAGTGCGTTCGGCGACACACCGAGCAGTTCCGCCGCGTGGTCAAGTGCCATGTCGAAGCCGTAGTAGCGTTCCAGTTCGTCGCCCTCGGCGGTCGGTCGGACCTTCAGCATCGCGTACCCCTCGATGTTCTGGGCGACTGCGGCGCTCTCGCCATTGTTCTCGAATAGCAGCAGCCGTTCCTCGTCAGTCTCTCTGTAGGTGGCCGTGATTCCGTCAGCCGACACTTCGACAGGGAGTTCGGAGTCGGTCATCGACGGACGTATGGACCGGGGGCATGCGAACCTGACGGTCGGTTCGAAACCACAAACGCGAAGCGGATGGACCGACACCGACGCCTATGGCGAAGTGGCTCCAGAGTGGTCGCCGACGCGATATGTGTGTCCTGCTGGCCGCCGCGACGGACGGGGAACTCTCCGGCCAGCGGCTGAAGACGCGGCTCGAACGCCGCTACGACACGCGAATCGAACCAAAGAGCTTCTACGGCGCGCTCGACGCGCTGGAGTCGGCCGGGTTCGTCGACCACCGCGAGGACGGCATCGCTGACAAGTACTCACTGACCGACGCCGGGGAGCAGCGGCTTCGAGACCAGTTCGAATGGATGCGGGCGGCGCTCGGCGATGGCAGCTGATGCCGCTGCTCGTCGGCTCCCACCGAGTTTCGCTACGCCGGCACTGATGGATGGGATATCCTTTTGTGAGCGGTCCCACAGCACACAGATATGTCCCTGTCCCGCTCACTCCTCCTGGCAGGTCTGGACGCCCTCCCGTTTGCGGCACTCGCCAGCATCGCAACGTATGTCTTCGCACGCACAGCGATCCGTCCGTCAGTAGTTGTCGGGATGCTCGCCGCAACGGTCGGCGTCGCGGTACTCCTCGCGCTGGGGACCATCAGCGCAAATCGGTATCGGGCGGACGGAAAATCGTTCTACTTCACGCGGGCGGTCGTCGTCGAGGGACTCCTCTCGATTCCCTAATCGAGAAGCTCGCTGGCAATCGTATTGCGGAGGACCTCGCTGGTTCCCTCGTAGATCTCGTTGAGTTTGGCGTCGCGGTAGAACCGCTCGGCCGGGAAGTCCTTCGTGTAGCCGTAGCCGCCGTGGACCTGAATGCCCTCGTTGGCCACTTCCCGGGACACCTCTGAGGCGTACAGTTTGGCCTGTGCGGCCTCCTTGACGAACGACTCGCCGGCCATCTTCTTATCGGCGGCCTGGTGCATCAACAGGCGGGCCGCTTGCGTCTTCGTGTCCATGTCTGCGAGCTTGTGCTGGATGGCCTGGAAGTCGCTGATCGGCTGGTCGAACTGCTCGCGGTCCTGGGCGTATTTCAGCGCCTCGTCCAGCGCGGCCTGTGCGATGCCGACGCCGCGGGCCGCGATGGTGATGCGGCCGCCGTTGAGCGTCTTGAGCGCGTGGACGAACCCGCGGCCCTCCTCGCCGAGTCGGCGGTCAGCGGGGAGACGCATGTCGTCGAAGCGGAGTTCTGCGGTCGGACAGCCCTTGTCGCCGAGTTTGTGCTCCGTCCCTTCGACGATGAAACCGTCGTCCTCCTCGGGACGGACGATGAACGAGGAGATACCTTTGTTGCCGGCATCGGGGTCGGTCTTCGCAAACAGAACGACGGTGTCGGCGACGGACCCGTTGGAAATCCAGAGTTTGCCACCGTTGACCAGATAGGCGTCACCGCCGTCGACCGGTTCGGCGGTGGTGTCCATCGACGGCACGTCACTGCCCGCGCCCGCTTCGGAGAGGGCGAACGCGCCGATTTCCTCGCCCGCTGCCAGCGGCGTGAGGTAGGTCTCTTTCTGGGCCTCGTTCCCGAACTCGTAGATCATATTGCAGGCCAGCGAGATGTGCGCGGCGACGATTGTGCCGAGTCCGCCGCTCCCCCGCGAAATCTCTTCGAGAGCCATGGCGTAGCTGTGGTAGTCCAGTTCGGCCCCGCCGTACTCCTCCGGAATCGGCATTCCCATCAGGCCGAGGTCGGCCATCTCGTCGACGAGATCCCACGGGAACTCATCGGTTTCGTCGATCTCCGCTGCCCGCGGCTTGACTTCCTCGTCGACGAAGTCCGCGACCATGTCCTGTATCTGGCGTTGTTCCTGTGTGGGGCTAAGGTCCATGACAAATTCTAACGCTGGTTGGGTCTTTACTGTTGGCCAACGCGCGGCCCGTTGCCGGGTATTGTACTCGGTCCACTACTGTCCGCATTTGTCACTGCGGATCTATCAGTCGTAGTCGTAAAAGCCTCTACCTGACTTTTTGCCGAGGTCGCCGGCCGCGACTTTGCGTTTGAGCAGGTATGCTGGCTTGTAGCGGTCACCCAACTCCTCGTACAGTGTCTCAGAGGCGTCAAGGACCACATCGAGGCCGATGTGGTCGGCCAGTTCGAGCGGTCCCATCGGGACGTTCGTTCCGAGGGTCAGCCCGCGGTCGATGTCGGCCTTGTCGGCAACGCCCTCGTCGTAGGCTCGGATGCCCTCGTTTATCCAGGGCATCAGGACGCGGTTGACGACGAAGCCGGGTTTGTCGTCGGCTTCCCAGGTCTCCTTGCCGATGTCGTGGGCGAACTCCCGACCGAGCGTCACCGTCTCGTCGCTGGTGTGCTCGCCGACGACGAGTTCGACGCCTTTCATCACCGGCACGGGGTTCATGAAGTGTAGTCCAAGGACCTGTTCGGGCCGGTCGGTGACGCTGGCGATTGTCGTAATCGAGAGCGTACTCGTGTTGCTGGCAAGTACCGTGTCCGGTCCGCAGATTGCGTCGAGGTCCTCGAACACAGACTGCTTGATGTCCATGTTTTCCGTCACAGCCTCGACGACGAGATCGGCGTCCGCGAGATCGTCCATCTCAGTGGTGCCTGTGATACGGGCTGTCGCCGCCTCCGCTTCCTGTTCTGTCACGGTGTCGCGCGCAATGAGTGTCTCGAAGCTCGACTGAATCTCCTCGAACCCGGCGGCGACTAGTTCTTCTGTCACATCGCGCATGATGACATCGTAGCCGGCCGTCGCGGTGACCTGAGCGATGCCGTTACCCATCGTTCCAGCGCCGACGACGCCGACGGTGTCGACTGTTTCGAGCTGCATACCCGCGCCTTCGTCCGGCGGTCGTGTAAGTCTGCCGACGGTATCGGCTTATCACGGAAAGAAGTTCTACCGAGGGAATCTGTCACAGGCTTAGCGGCAAGCACTGCATCGCGGCGGAATATTCACTCGAAATGTAGTAAATGTCAGCAAAAAGATACTTATGGTGTGCCAGAGAACGGACTGATGATGAGAGACCCTGCGGGCAGCAGGCTCGGAGAAAAATTCGACTGGTCACAGAATGGCCAGTTTCTGCCCCTACATCTGACAAATGAGTAAGTCACTCGACATCTCGACCACCGAAGCCGAGCAGACCGTCACGGAAGTCATCGATACCATCGCCGCGACCACGCCTGACGTCCGCCGCGCTGTTGCCGACTACCGTGGCCAGAGCAACTCCGTCAACCCCACCGGCGACGACCAGCTCGCGGCTGACCTGCGCGCCGACGAACTGTTCGAGCAGCGGGTGCTGGGAATCGACGGCGTCGCCTCTTACGCCAGCGAAGAACGCGCGGACGTGAAAACGACAGACGGTCGACTCCACGTCGCGATGGACCCCCTCGACGGGTCGAGCAACCTCGAACCGAACAGCGGGATGGGGACGATTTTCGGCGTGTACAGCGAGCAACCGCCGACAGTCGGCACCAATCTCCTCGCAGCCGGCTTCGTTATCTACGGCCCCATCACCTCGATGGTCGTCGCTCGGAACGGCACTGTCCGCGAGTACATCCTCGAAGACGGCGACAAGCGGATTGTCGACGACGAGGTGACAGTCCCCGAAGACCCCACAGTGTTCGGGTTCGGCGGCGGCGTCGACTCCTGGACCGACGAATTTGAATCCTACGCCGAAAACATCCGCCACGAACTGAAACTCCGCTACGGTGGAGCGATGGTCGCGGACATCAATCAGGTGCTCACCTACGGCGGCATCTTCTCGTACCCCGCACTGGAGTCACGCCCCGAGGGGAAACTTCGAGTCCAGTTCGAGGGACACCCGATGGCCTACATCCTTGAGTCGGCCGGCGGTCGGTCTTCCGACGGCGACCAGTCAGTGCTCGAAATCGAACCCGACGAGCTACACGAGCGGACGCCCCTGTACCTCGGGAACGGCGACCTGATCGACCGGCTCGAAGCGAATATCGACTGACACCCTGTCAGTCAGTAGCCGAGGTATATCGCCAGCGCTTTCAGAACGCTGTACAGTCCGATAGCGACGCCCAGTAGCCCGCCGAGAACGGTTCCGACGATGCCGTCGGGCCACAGCGAGAGCGGGTTCGGAATCCCGACCGACGGGAGCGCTGGAATCGGGAGGCCACCGCTGTCGCCCGTTACGTTCCCGACGCGTTGCCCATCGACAGTCAATTTTCCAGTGGTGTTGTCCGGCACCGAGCGGGCAAACTCCGTCGTTCGCGTCTCGCCGGCGGGGACCGTGACCGTCCGCGTTGTCAGTATCGAGGTGTTGAGCGAGACGATCACGTTATGGTCACCGCTGGCGGTCCCCCGGTTTTCCAGCTCGACGGTGATGACGGTCCGGTCGCCGGGGCTGAGCGTCGATGGAACAGCCGTGGCGTTCGTAACCACGATATCCGGCTCTCCGGGCTCTTCGGTCGCTGTCTCGGCTGTCCCGCGTTCGGCCGTCGACGTTTCCGAGTCGTTCGTCGTCGCCTCCGCATCCCTCTCTGTTGTTGCTGTCTGCTCAACACCAACGACAAACGTCGAGAGGCCCGGCGATGCAGCACGGTAGACGATGTGTGACTCGCCCCGGCTGGCGATGTCAGTCGACAGCGGCATCCACCGGTCGCTCTTTCGGAATAGTGTCACGGCATCGGGTTCCGCACCGACTGCCGCCAGCGCAGCGCGGTCCACAGTAAACGTGAACGTCGCGTCCTCGGCCGGAACGGAGCCGTGGTCGACATCGAACCGACTGATGCCGGTGTGACCAGTGGCAGTCGCGAACGCCGACGTCGGCCGGCGGGAGCGAATAGTGAGTGTCGTGGAGTCGTTACGCGGGAACGACACGGCAAGCCGCTCCAGCGTTCCGTTCTGCCCGGTGACGAGTGCCCCCTCTGGTGGCTGAATCCGCTGTGTCCGACCGGACCCGTTCACCGAGACATTCGCCGTCGTCGCGTTCGGCTGCCGCACAGTTACGTTCCCGGCGGACCCGTTCCCCACGACAGACACGACTCTGGTCACACTATCCGTGTTCCCGAGTGGATCGGCGGCTGTTACGGTTACCTCGTGACTGCCGGGAGAGGCGAAGGCGACGGTAATATTCTCGCCGGTGAGGATGGTATCACTCCCGACTTGCCACCGGACCGAATCGACGCCCTGATCGTCTGTCGTCTCCGCTGCGGAGAAAGTCACTGACTCGCCGACAGTTGCGTTCTCCGGCCCAGTGACGGTGACGTTCGGCGCGGAGTCGTCGTAGAGGAACGTCTGCTGTCGTCCAAATGAATTCTCGTTTCCGTTCTCGTCGGTCACCGACAGCAGCAGCAGCGAGTACTCGCCTTCTTCGGGGAACGTGTACGTTCGTGTGTACGTGTTCGTATTACCGGTGCGTTCGGTGAATCCCGAGATGTTGAGATTGTCTATCGACGGGCCACCGACGGAGACTCGCAGTTGCTGTATCGGTTCGTGAATGCCGACAGAGATGCGGGCGGTGGAGCTATTGACGCGGCTCACCTCGAACGACTGATACTTCGGCACGACAGAATCCATCCCGCTGACGGTAACTGACTTGTGTGGAAGCTCGTTCCCCGCTTTGTCGGTGATGCTGGCGGTGTCACGGAGACTGACGGTGACATTGTCTGTGTCGACCTTTTTTTCCAACAGCAGGGAGACGCGTACCCCAGTCCTGTTTGCTCCAGAAGCGTCGATCGATGTGACCGAGACGTTCGCTACTCGGCCCGCAGTTAGCTCGAAATCCGCTGCCTGAATCGTACTCGTGTCTATCGACCCGCCGTCGTCGAACAGGGTCACTTCGATAGTCGTAGCGTTGCCCCGCGTCGCATTGCCCCACTCCGGCGACTCGGTGTCGTCAGCCGCAACAGTGCCAGAAGCGACAGTACCGAGCAGCGTGAGCAAAAGAAGGGCGACAAGCAAC from Haloarcula rubripromontorii harbors:
- a CDS encoding TrkH family potassium uptake protein, whose translation is MSIRVDWRQSIALTGTVIKYLAVAMLVPLGIALLYGDDTAAFLISIAVAITVGVALEQVSDSHELGPREALLFVGLSWGAVAVIGAIPYVIAGYGTESALGEPVNALFESMSGFTTTGATATAEISFAQHSHALLMWRQLTQWLGGMGIIVLMVAILPEAAVNGAQLIESEAPGPELQKLTPKIAETARLLWLFYLGFTVLLVLILFGLSQTSMAPNMNAYNAVAHGFTTLPTGGFSPQAESIAYFSPAVQWVVVPFMLIAGMNFALFYLLLQDDYAAFLKDRELQAYLGANAGVAVILWGLLFTGSAPPLEIGGITQGALENSLRQATFQVASLLNSTGYATSNFAEWGSTAQGVLLFAMFIGGSAGSTGGGIKIVRWLVVFKSIRRQLFTTAHPSAVKPVRLGGQVIDEGVINAIYGFTLLYLLTLGIATVFLLLDAGRVGLELTVLEAFSASLATIGNIGPGFGFLGPFGTYERFPETSKLLMIFLMWIGRLEIIPVFVLFTGAFWNE
- a CDS encoding cell surface protein, with the protein product MTDDTTCSIRGCVRAAGILLALVALVCLAGTVPALTAGQSTPTISIETDSVAAGETMAVPVVLTSAPDGLAGYQLELTVDDPAVARFENASYPDSLSLTTDPVISADGGTITLEAADLDGQIEPGASDVTLATIQLAGVDGGETQVTVASSQIDADGGGAVEPATEPTALAVSPGAMTEPAAAATEASSPASEPTAESAGTANAAGPTVDNSTGGEQSTTGANGALPIALVLASLATVAALAARTSRQP
- a CDS encoding alkaline phosphatase PhoX; this translates as MVDFTRRQVLSQSVAAALGASVIGVASGEEVEETDTPGAPSVAGSLKRFSTTAFGAEVTGPFVFEDGSLLYSLQHPEGENPEPFGRAAVGYFSGFQFEFDGSNDDFPEVGIPDTEEKQRQVRSAAGDYEILVQGREPINGGEARLGVVQTPDGTDITQENFAGTQYGGAATNPDCNQFVPSNDEGTEGYLFTNWENSPGCVSRVPLSQDENGEWSADTENAMNLTNTESLREHGGTRINCYGDLSPWGTMISAEENYAHPRVSLTATVSDIVEAESGEGLIGGCQFWNRPNPSDISGAIETYAENGDLESNFYAQGSWALTGVEFLAYYLGAERDDQGDGENLATTLLDDVYPNPYRYGYFVDFREPTADEPEAVKYYVMGRASWEAPDIEGDQRTLYGCSDGDSKGIYKFVADEPIPEYEDPMDVAGTLYAPKITNDAANAAEAGQRNSPAQTPLEIEWIELGHATNAEVESWISEYDDVTQADYLSAHADWAAGDEVTEETIKQADLEVIENGNQNYISNEEIIEWAEQYEANGPDGVDEELRRIPFLETRAAAKEIGASIEFNKAEGVDSVDDSQPGDFIYFGISEFNDALADDEGDIQMDRVDGGVVYRGVLESDYNVSTLEPVITGPDFTDSPEDANDALRNIDNVYTMRDGRVLCCEDGFGGPARSYPNDGLYVYQPNVVVNANSAAVGSGSTGTVSLTASSLPAGFSGARLTVSVSNPEIASITGVSFPDALGLTESSISDDGSSATIRVADVNTNVQSGAMDVELAALDVRANGGGTTDLTVSIEQMDDENGNAIEAEARNGIVVGGPQTIVGDDAPTDPDGDGHFEDLNGNGRLDYEDVQVLFSNMDSDSVQLNTGAYDFNENGKLDFADVTALYEEVN
- a CDS encoding DUF7111 family protein; the encoded protein is MTDSELPVEVSADGITATYRETDEERLLLFENNGESAAVAQNIEGYAMLKVRPTAEGDELERYYGFDMALDHAAELLGVSPNALPIPDPAADMGM
- a CDS encoding PadR family transcriptional regulator — encoded protein: MAKWLQSGRRRDMCVLLAAATDGELSGQRLKTRLERRYDTRIEPKSFYGALDALESAGFVDHREDGIADKYSLTDAGEQRLRDQFEWMRAALGDGS
- a CDS encoding acyl-CoA dehydrogenase, yielding MDLSPTQEQRQIQDMVADFVDEEVKPRAAEIDETDEFPWDLVDEMADLGLMGMPIPEEYGGAELDYHSYAMALEEISRGSGGLGTIVAAHISLACNMIYEFGNEAQKETYLTPLAAGEEIGAFALSEAGAGSDVPSMDTTAEPVDGGDAYLVNGGKLWISNGSVADTVVLFAKTDPDAGNKGISSFIVRPEEDDGFIVEGTEHKLGDKGCPTAELRFDDMRLPADRRLGEEGRGFVHALKTLNGGRITIAARGVGIAQAALDEALKYAQDREQFDQPISDFQAIQHKLADMDTKTQAARLLMHQAADKKMAGESFVKEAAQAKLYASEVSREVANEGIQVHGGYGYTKDFPAERFYRDAKLNEIYEGTSEVLRNTIASELLD
- a CDS encoding 3-hydroxyacyl-CoA dehydrogenase family protein gives rise to the protein MQLETVDTVGVVGAGTMGNGIAQVTATAGYDVIMRDVTEELVAAGFEEIQSSFETLIARDTVTEQEAEAATARITGTTEMDDLADADLVVEAVTENMDIKQSVFEDLDAICGPDTVLASNTSTLSITTIASVTDRPEQVLGLHFMNPVPVMKGVELVVGEHTSDETVTLGREFAHDIGKETWEADDKPGFVVNRVLMPWINEGIRAYDEGVADKADIDRGLTLGTNVPMGPLELADHIGLDVVLDASETLYEELGDRYKPAYLLKRKVAAGDLGKKSGRGFYDYD
- a CDS encoding class 1 fructose-bisphosphatase, giving the protein MSKSLDISTTEAEQTVTEVIDTIAATTPDVRRAVADYRGQSNSVNPTGDDQLAADLRADELFEQRVLGIDGVASYASEERADVKTTDGRLHVAMDPLDGSSNLEPNSGMGTIFGVYSEQPPTVGTNLLAAGFVIYGPITSMVVARNGTVREYILEDGDKRIVDDEVTVPEDPTVFGFGGGVDSWTDEFESYAENIRHELKLRYGGAMVADINQVLTYGGIFSYPALESRPEGKLRVQFEGHPMAYILESAGGRSSDGDQSVLEIEPDELHERTPLYLGNGDLIDRLEANID